In Nothobranchius furzeri strain GRZ-AD chromosome 18, NfurGRZ-RIMD1, whole genome shotgun sequence, a single genomic region encodes these proteins:
- the kcnk3b gene encoding LOW QUALITY PROTEIN: potassium channel subfamily K member 3 (The sequence of the model RefSeq protein was modified relative to this genomic sequence to represent the inferred CDS: inserted 2 bases in 1 codon), with protein MWGWCSSISKSLLCWIRSASGEGRRVPRLPPRXTMKRQNARTLALIISILTYLVVGAAVFQTLESRQEKSHKRKLDVRKYELMRKFNLTKANFEELEHVILQLKPHKAGVQWRFSGSFYFAITVITTIGYGHAAPSTDSGKVFCMFYALLGIPLTLVMFQSLGERINTFVRYLLHQAKKCLGIRQPEVSMANMVTVGFFSCLSTLCVGAAAFSHSEGWSFLHAFYYCFITLTTIGFGDYVALQRDDALQNDPRYVAFCFVYILTGLTVIGAFLNLVVLRFLTMNTEDERRDAKQKALLSVSKPRGKVTCLLPLSTSTSSTPVADGTIKTKGLKGAYTEVLHFQTICSCLWYRSKEKLQGSTPTMIPQELPFSDAYLQQNSDCPHYMEPGSTGCVCSPRQCTSISSITTGLHIFSPFRVFKRRSSV; from the exons ATGTGGGGGTGGTGCAGCTCCATCTCCAAAAGTCTCCTCTGTTGGATCCGGAGTGCGTCAGGAGAAGGTCGCAGAGTGCCGCGGCTCCCTCCGAG CACCATGAAGAGACAGAACGCCAGGACGCTGGCCCTCATCATCAGCATCCTCACCTACCTGGTGGTCGGAGCGGCCGTCTTCCAGACCCTGGAGTCCAGGCAAGAGAAGAGCCACAAGAGGAAGCTGGACGTCAGGAAGTACGAACTCATGCGCAAATTTAACTTGACCAAAGCGAACTTCGAGGAGCTGGAGCACGTCATCCTGCAGCTCAAACCGCACAAAGCCGGGGTCCAGTGGAGGTTCTCCGGCTCCTTCTACTTCGCCATCACTGTGATCACGACCATCG GTTACGGCCATGCTGCACCCAGCACTGACTCAGGGAAAGTGTTCTGCATGTTCTATGCCCTGCTCGGGATCCCGCTCACCCTGGTCATGTTCCAGAGCCTGGGTGAGAGGATCAACACGTTTGTCAGATACCTGCTGCACCAAGCCAAGAAGTGCCTGGGAATACGTCAGCCGGAAGTCTCCATGGCGAACATGGTGACAGTGGGCTTCTTCTCCTGCTTGAGCACCCTGTGTGTGGGGGCAGCTGCGTTCTCCCACAGCGAGGGATGGAGCTTCCTCCATGCCTTCTACTACTGCTTCATCACTCTCACCACTATTGGCTTTGGAGATTATGTGGCTCTGCAGAGGGATGACGCACTGCAGAACGACCCCCGGTACGTGGCTTTTTGCTTTGTTTACATCCTCACGGGGCTGACTGTGATTGGAGCGTTCCTAAACCTGGTCGTGCTTCGTTTCCTGACTATGAACACTGAGGATGAGCGACGAGATGCCAAACAGAAGGCCCTGTTGTCTGTCAGTAAGCCCAGAGGAAAGGTGACATGCCTATTACCACTCTCAACCTCGACTTCCTCCACACCTGTAGCAGATGGCACCATCAAGACTAAAGGTTTAAAAGGTGCCTACACTGAAGTGCTGCATTTCCAAACTATATGCTCCTGTTTGTGGTACAGGAGCAAAGAGAAGCTGCAGGGCTCCACACCCACCATGATCCCTCAGGAGCTGCCATTTTCTGATGCCTACTTGCAGCAGAACAGTGACTGTCCTCACTACATGGAGCCTGGATCAACAGGCTGCGTATGCAGTCCACGTCAATGCACGAGCATAAGCTCCATAACAACAGGCCTACACATTTTCTCTCCATTCAGGGTGTTCAAGAGGCGAAGCTCCGTCTAG